A stretch of Anolis sagrei isolate rAnoSag1 chromosome X, rAnoSag1.mat, whole genome shotgun sequence DNA encodes these proteins:
- the LOC132780208 gene encoding gap junction beta-4 protein-like, producing the protein MNWSSYRELLSGVNKYSTILGRVWLTVVFIFRLLVYVVAAEDVWSDDQQDFVCNTGQLGCTKSCYNQFFPISHIRLWALQLILVTCPSLLVLLHVAYREAQQQKHTEEAGKHCHLHYSNFSKNHGGLWWTYLLSILIKVAVDLTFLYIFHCLYPNFNLPKMVTCAASPCPNVVTCFLAKTTEKNIFSYFMAATAILCVILNICEVGYVVVKKCTKLAVSKKPKDIFEMDSHISF; encoded by the coding sequence ATGAACTGGTCCTCGTACCGAGAACTCTTGAGTGGCGTGAACAAGTACTCCACAATTTTGGGTCGTGTGTGGCTGACTGTGGTCTTCATCTTCCGTTTGCTTGTCTACGTGGTGGCAGCTGAAGACGTCTGGTCTGATGACCAACAGGACTTTGTGTGTAACACAGGTCAACTTGGCTGCACCAAGAGCTGCTACAACCAGTTCTTCCCTATCTCTCACATCCGTCTCTGGGCCCTCCAGCTTATCCTTGTGACCTGCCCTTCTCTTCTCGTTCTTCTGCATGTGGCCTATCGGGAAGCCCAGCAACAGAAGCACACTGAGGAAGCAGGAAAACACTGCCATTTGCACTACTCCAACTTCAGTAAGAATCATGGAGGTCTCTGGTGGACCTACCTCCTCAGCATCCTCATCAAAGTGGCCGTAGATCTCACCTTCCTCTACATCTTTCACTGCCTCTACCCAAACTTCAACCTTCCAAAAATGGTGACTTGTGCTGCATCCCCCTGTCCCAATGTAGTCACCTGCTTCCTTGCCAAGACAACAGAAAAGAATATCTTCTCGTATTTCATGGCAGCTACTGCCATACTCTGTGTCATTCTCAATATCTGTGAGGTGGGCTATGTAGTAGTCAAGAAATGCACCAAGCTTGCAGTCTCCAAGAAGCCAAAGGACATTTTTGAAATGGACTCTCACATCTCCTTTTAG